The genomic segment GTTGCTAAGTTACGTCCATAACAATGTTTACATACACCATGTTTAGTATTACATGTAAATACGGAACGGATCGTTACTTCTTCAATCCCAACAGCTACGATTTCTCTAGCAATGTCTTCAGTAATGATTTGGTTTTCACCAATAATAACTGTTCCATCTTCAGGGTTAAAGACTGTTTTACGAGTGTAACGTCCTAATAAACGTTCTTCAAGTGGTTCAATAACTTCGTTTCCTTCTTTAATTGCATGAATCACTAATCCACGATCAGAACCACAGTCTGTTTCACGAATGATAACATCTTGTGCAACGTCAACTAAACGACGAGTCAAGTAACCTGAGTCAGCTGTTTTCAAGGCTGTATCGGTCATCCCTTTACGAGCTCCATGGGTAGAGATAAACATCTCTAAAACTGACAAACCTTCACGGAAGTTAGATGTTACCGGTAATTCCATGATTTGGCCATTCGGTGCAGCCATCAATCCACGCATACCAGCAAGCTGAGTAAAGTTGGAAATGTTACCACGGGCACCAGAGTCACTCATCATGAAGATTGGGTTAAGGTCATTCAAACTTTCCATTAGGCGGATTTGAATGTGATCTTTTGTTTTGTTCCAGATATCAATAACACGTTCATAACGTTCTTCATCCGTGATTAAACCACGACGGAATTGTTTCGTTACTTTTTCAACTTGTTCATGAGCGTTATCTAAAATTTCTTGTTTTTCTTCTAATACTACGATATCGGCGATACCAACTGTAATACCAGCTTTTGTTGAGTATTTGTATCCTAGGTCTTTCATTCTGTCTAGCATTTTAGACGTTTCAGTGATTTTGAATCGTTTGAATACTTCAGCAATGATGTTTCCAAGGTTTTTCTTCTTGAATGGTTTAATCAATTCTTGAGCTTGAATGTGTTCAAGAACATCAATACCAGCATCAACAAAATAACTATCAGGTGTTTGAACTTCCAAATTGCTTTGTGTTGGTTCATTCAAATACGGGAATTCATTCGGCATAATATCGTTAAAGATCAGTTTACCAACAGTGGTAATCATCAATTTATCTTTTTGCCCTTGAGTAAATGGTTTGTTTGGAATATCAGATGGTTTGATTGCGATTCTAGAGTGTAAATGTACATAGCCGCTTTGGTAAGCAAGCATTGCTTCATTTAAACTACTAAATTGCATTCCTTCACCTTCGCGTCCTTCTTCTTCCATAGTTAGGTAGTAGTTACCTAAGACCATATCTTGAGAAGGTGTAACAACTGGTTTACCATCTTTTGGATTTAAAATGTTTTGGGCAGCTAGCATCAACATACGTGCTTCAGCTTGTGCTTCATCACTTAAAGGTACATGGACAGCCATTTGGTCACCATCGAAATCGGCATTATAAGCTTCACATACTAATGGGTGAAGACGGATAGCTTTACCTTCTACAAGAACAGGTTCAAATGCTTGGATCCCTAATCTATGCAAAGTAGGTGCTCGGTTCAATAGAACTGGATGTTCACGAATAACTTCTTCTAAAATTGGCCAGATTGAATCATCTTGGCGATCAATTTTACGTTTAGCGTTTTTGATGTTGCTTGCGATATCGCGTGCAACCAACTCTTTCATTACAAAAGGTTTGAACAATTCAATCGCCATTTGTTTTGGCAGTCCACATTGATACATTTTCAAGAACGGTCCAACAACGATAACTGAACGACCTGAATAGTCAACACGTTTACCTAGCAAGTTTTGACGGAAACGCCCTTGTTTCCCTTTAAGCATATGAGACAATGATTTCAATGGACGGTTACCTGGTCCAGTTACTGGACGTCCGCGACGACCATTATCGATCAAAGCATCTACTGCTTCTTGCAACATACGTTTTTCATTTTGCACAATAATGTTTGGTGCATTTAAGTCTAATAAACGTTTCAAACGGTTATTACGGTTGATCACACGACGGTACAAGTCATTTAAATCACTTGTAGCGAAACGTCCACCTTCTAATTGAACCATTGGACGAATTTCTGGCGGAATAATAGGAATAACATCCATTACCATCCATGAAGGTTGGTTGCCAGAATTACGGAATGCTTCTAAAATGTCTAAACGACGAATAGCACGTGTACGTTTTTGACCAGTAGTTGTTTTTAAAATTTCTTTTAGTTCTTCTACTTCTTGATCCAATTTAACATCATTCAAGAGTTGTTTAACCGCTTCTGCTCCCATTTCAGCTTGGAACTCATTGCCGTATTGTTCACGTTTTTCACGGTACTCTCTTTCTGTTAATAATTGTTTCTTTTCTAACGGTGTGCTACCTGGTTCGATAACCACATAAGAAGCAAAGTAAATGATTTCTTCCAGCGCACGTGGACTCATATCTAATACAAGACCCATACGACTTGGAATACCTTTGAAGTACCAAATATGAGAAACTGGTGCTGCTAATTCAATATGACCCATACGTTCACGACGTACTTTAGAGCGAGTAACTTCTACTCCACAACGGTCACAAACAATTCCTTTATAGCGGATACGTTTGTATTTTCCACAAGCACATTCCCAGTCTTTAGAAGGTCCAAAAATACGTTCGCAGAATAAACCATCACGTTCAGGTTTTAAGGTACGGTAGTTAATGGTTTCTGGTTTTTTTACTTCACCATATGACCAACTACGGATTTTATCTGGAGAAGCTAAACCAATTTGCATGCTTTCAAAATTATTAACGTCTATCAAGGGGCTAACCTCCCTTTATTTTTGTTGAGCTGCCCTACCTGCTCTATTGTTTTATTTATAGATAGTGGTATCTATCTTTGGTTCAATAAACTACTTTGTACGTTGATTCGTTTTAAAGGATGCTCGAAAGGCCCATTTATTAGTTCTAATTCAGAGGCCAATCGAGATACCTGGTTTAATCTTCTTTTAGTCGTTCTTGTTCAGCTGCTTCAGCACGGATTTTTTCTTGTTCTTCAGCATATTTGTTTAATGCATCAGGGTTCACGATATCATCGTCATCATCCATGTCACGTAATTCAATCAACTCATCATCTTCATTCAACACTTTCATGTCTAAACCTAATGATTGTAATTCTTTTACTAACACGCGGAATGATTCTGGAACACCTGGTTTTGGAATTTTTTCACCTTTAACAATTGCTTCATAAGTTTTCACACGACCAACAACATCATCCGATTTGTAAGTTAAGATTTCTTGTAGCGTATAAGCTGCCCCATATGCTTCAAGTGCCCAAACTTCCATTTCACCAAAACGTTGTCCACCAAATTGAGCTTTACCACCCAACGGTTGTTGTGTAACTAATGAGTAAGGTCCTGTTGAACGAGCATGTAATTTATCATCGACCATATGCGCCAATTTGATCATGTACATAACTCCAACAGAAATACGGTTATCGAAAGGTTCTCCTGTACGTCCATCGTATAATACGGTTTTCGCATCAGCAGCCATTCCAGCTTCTTTAACAGTATCCCATACGTCTTCATCTGAAGCTCCATCAAATACTGGAGTTGCAATATGAATACCCAATTGACGAGCAGCCATACCAATGTGCAATTCTAGTACTTGTCCAATATTCATACGTGATGGTACCCCTAATGGGTTCAACATGATGTCTACTGGAGTTCCGTCAGGCATAAATGGCATATCTTCTTCCGGCATGATCAAAGAGACAACCCCTTTGTTACCATGACGTCCGGCCATTTTATCCCCTTCGTTGATTTTACGTTTTTGAACGATATAGACACGAACAAGCATATTTACGCCTGGTGATAATTCATCCCCAGCTTCACGAGTAAAGATTTTAACATCATGAACTGTTCCGCCGCCACCATGTGGCACACGAAGAGATGTATCTCTAACTTCACGAGCTTTTTCACCAAAGATCGCATGCAATAGACGTTCTTCAGCTGATAATTCGGTTACCCCTTTAGGAGTTACTTTACCAACTAACAAGTCGCCATCTTTTACTTCAGCACCGATACGGATAATACCCATTTCATCTAAATCTTTCAAAGCGTCATCTCCGACGTTTGGAAGTTCACGAGTGATTTCTTCAGGCCCAAGTTTTGTATCACGTGCTTCTGATTCGAATTCTTCAATATGAATAGAAGTGTATACATCATCTTTAACTAAACGTTCGCTCATGATAATAGCATCTTCATAGTTATACCCTTCCCATGTCATGAAGGCTACTAATGGGTTTTGTCCTAAAGCCATTTCGCCTTGTTCCATAGAAGAACCATCTGCTAATATCTCGCCTTTTTCAACGCGATCGCCTTTTTCAACGATTGGGCGTTGGTTGTAACAAGTACCTGAGTTTGAACGACGGAATTTTGTTACAGCATATTTATTTAAAGCACCGTTATCTTGACGTACGCGGATTTCATTTGCATCTACGTATTCAACGACACCGTCATTTTTACAGATCAATGCAGCTCCTGAATCTCGAGCAGCTACGTGTTCCATACCTGTTCCTACAAGCGGAGCTTGAGGATGGATCAATGGAACAGCTTGACGTTGCATGTTGGCTCCCATAAGGGCACGGTTACTGTCATCATTTTCTAAGAAAGGAATACAAGCTGTCGCTACTGCAACTACTTGTTTAGGAGAAACATCCATATAGTCAACACGACTGATAGGGACTTCTAAGTTTTCTTCCACGTAACGAGCAAGTACAATATCATTTGTAAATGTGCCATCTTCATTTAATGGAGCATTTGCTTGTGCAACAACATAGTTATCTTCTTCATCAGCTGTTAAGTAATCGATTTGATCCGTAACAACACCTGTTTCGCGGTTAACACGACGGTAAGGTGTTTCAATGAAACCAAATTTATTTACTTTAGCGTAACTTGATAGACTGTTGATCAGTCCAATGTTTGGACCTTCTGGAGTTTCGATCGGACACATACGGCCATAATGGGAGTAATGCACGTCACGAACTTCATATCCAGCACGGTCTCTTGTTAAACCACCGGGTCCTAATGCAGATAAACGACGTTTATGAGTCAACTCACCTAATGGGTTTGTTTGGTCCATGAATTGAGACAATTGAGACGAACCAAAGAATTCTTTGATTGATGCTACAACTGGACGAATATTGATCAATTGTTGTGGTGTTACTGTAGCCATATCTTGGATAGACATACGTTCACGAACCACACGTTCCATACGAGACAACCCAATACGGAATTGGTTTTGCAACAATTCACCAACAGAACGAATACGACGGTTTCCTAAGTGGTCAATATCGTCTACGTTTCCGATGCCTTCTTGTAAGTTAAAGAAGTAACTCATTGAAGCTAAGATATCAGCTGGTGTAGCATTTTTAGTTTCATCAGCAATAATTTTATTTCCAATCATGTTTACAACACGTTCAGAGTCTTTTTGAGAAAAGACTTTTACAACTTGTAATTCTACAGGTTCTGGAACGACACTGTCGTCTGAAGGGTAATAAGTTACGCTATTGATACCAGCATTCAAATACGGTGTTAACTTATCGATTTGATCACGGTCTAAGAACGTACCTGATTCAGCAATAATCTCACCTGTTTCAGGATCTACTAACGTTTCAGCCAATGTTTGGTTGAATAAACGAGTAGACAAGTTTAATTTTTTATTTACTTTGTAACGACCAACGTTAGCTAAGTCGTAACGTTTTGGATCAAAGAAACGAGCTGTTAACAAACTTCTTGAGCTATCTGCTGTTTTAGGCTCACCTGGACGAAGACGTTCATAAACATCTTTTAAGGCTTCTTCTGTACGAGAGTCACTTGCATTTTTGTGTAAATCTTTTTCCATTGTTAAACGAAGACTTTCGTTGTCTCCAAAGATTTCAAAAATTTGATCATCCGAACCAAATCCTAATGCACGAACCAATACAGTCAATGGTATTTTACGTGTACGGTCAATACGAACATAAGAAAGGTCTTTTGCGTCAGTTTCAAATTCAAGCCATGCTCCACGGTTTGGAATAAGCGTTGAACCAAATCCTTCTTTTCCATTTTTGTCTAATTTTCCGTGGAAATAAACTCCTGGAGAACGAACCAATTGAGAAACAATTACTCGTTCCGCTCCGTTGATAACAAATGTACCCATTTCAGTCATTAGCGGGAAATCTCCAAAGAAGACTTCTTGTTCTTTAACTTCTCCGCTTTCTTTGTTGATCAAACGTAATTTAACATAGATAGGAGCTGAATAATTTGCGTCATGTGAGCGAGCTTCTTCAACGGTATATTTAGGTTCTTGCAATTGATAATCGACAAATTCTAGTGATAAATTCCCAGCAAAGTCATCAATTGGAGAAATGTCTTTAAACATTTCACGTAACCCTTCATCTAAGAACCATTGGTAAGAATCAGTTTGAATTTCAATTAAATTTGGAAGTTCTAAAACCTCATGGATACGTGAAAAACTTCTACGTGTACGGTGCTTACCGTAATTTACTAAATGGCCTGCCAACCTGTTCACCCCTCAAACTGTTTTTAGTGTGGTCGTTCTAGGTAAATCAACATGTTTCATTTGTGTTACTTTTATTAAAGATGCATAACAAACTGAATATCTACCTATTTTTTGGCAAAAAAAAACCAAAAGATTCGTGAACTTTTAAAATAAAAATCCATTTCCTTTTGTTTTCTTCTTTAAATCTGCTCTGGACAATATTTCAGAACAAATTTTTCTTCTTTAAGACACACTATATGCATTAGATTATTTTACACTAAATTTACTTATAAGTCAACAAAAATTATTAATCCTCTTGTTTTACACTTTGAATGATCCAATAGCCTTTGTCTTTAGCGATGACTTCTGCATTTCTGAACGTTTCTTCCATTTTAGCTTTTGCACTTGGCGCTCCCTGTTTTTTTTGGATGACCACAGTTAACGTACCCCCATGTTTAAGCAAATCGTAAGCTCCGGTCAAAACTCCATGAACCACTTGTTTACCTGCCCGTATAGGAGGATTACTAACAATAGCCGCAAAGTCCTTACCTTCTACTGATTCATAAATATCAGATGTATGGATCAATACATTTGCCAACCGGTTATTAGATGCATTTTGCTTCGCTAACCCTAAAGCTCTTTCGTTTACATCGACCATCTCTACTTTTCGTTCCGCATCTTCTTTAGCTAAAGATAACCCTATCGGACCATACCCACAACCAATATCTAACAGATTACCGGGAACCATT from the Carnobacterium inhibens subsp. inhibens DSM 13024 genome contains:
- the rpoC gene encoding DNA-directed RNA polymerase subunit beta' gives rise to the protein MIDVNNFESMQIGLASPDKIRSWSYGEVKKPETINYRTLKPERDGLFCERIFGPSKDWECACGKYKRIRYKGIVCDRCGVEVTRSKVRRERMGHIELAAPVSHIWYFKGIPSRMGLVLDMSPRALEEIIYFASYVVIEPGSTPLEKKQLLTEREYREKREQYGNEFQAEMGAEAVKQLLNDVKLDQEVEELKEILKTTTGQKRTRAIRRLDILEAFRNSGNQPSWMVMDVIPIIPPEIRPMVQLEGGRFATSDLNDLYRRVINRNNRLKRLLDLNAPNIIVQNEKRMLQEAVDALIDNGRRGRPVTGPGNRPLKSLSHMLKGKQGRFRQNLLGKRVDYSGRSVIVVGPFLKMYQCGLPKQMAIELFKPFVMKELVARDIASNIKNAKRKIDRQDDSIWPILEEVIREHPVLLNRAPTLHRLGIQAFEPVLVEGKAIRLHPLVCEAYNADFDGDQMAVHVPLSDEAQAEARMLMLAAQNILNPKDGKPVVTPSQDMVLGNYYLTMEEEGREGEGMQFSSLNEAMLAYQSGYVHLHSRIAIKPSDIPNKPFTQGQKDKLMITTVGKLIFNDIMPNEFPYLNEPTQSNLEVQTPDSYFVDAGIDVLEHIQAQELIKPFKKKNLGNIIAEVFKRFKITETSKMLDRMKDLGYKYSTKAGITVGIADIVVLEEKQEILDNAHEQVEKVTKQFRRGLITDEERYERVIDIWNKTKDHIQIRLMESLNDLNPIFMMSDSGARGNISNFTQLAGMRGLMAAPNGQIMELPVTSNFREGLSVLEMFISTHGARKGMTDTALKTADSGYLTRRLVDVAQDVIIRETDCGSDRGLVIHAIKEGNEVIEPLEERLLGRYTRKTVFNPEDGTVIIGENQIITEDIAREIVAVGIEEVTIRSVFTCNTKHGVCKHCYGRNLATGSEVEVGEAVGTIAAQSIGEPGTQLTMRTFHTGGVAGDDITQGLPRIQEIFEARHPKGQAVITEVTGEIISIDENPAARTKEVTIKGETDTRSYQVPYTARMKVAEGDIIHRGEALDQGSIDPKELLRVRDVLAVENYLLREVQKVYRMQGVEIGDKHIEVMVRQMLRKVRVMDPGETDILPGTLIDIHDYTDKNFDTLVSGGIPATARPVLLGITKASLETNSFLSAASFQETTRVLTDAAIRGKRDPLLGLKENVIIGKVIPAGTGMAKYRKMEPKGVGVVSENVYSINDQVEPK
- the rpoB gene encoding DNA-directed RNA polymerase subunit beta, coding for MAGHLVNYGKHRTRRSFSRIHEVLELPNLIEIQTDSYQWFLDEGLREMFKDISPIDDFAGNLSLEFVDYQLQEPKYTVEEARSHDANYSAPIYVKLRLINKESGEVKEQEVFFGDFPLMTEMGTFVINGAERVIVSQLVRSPGVYFHGKLDKNGKEGFGSTLIPNRGAWLEFETDAKDLSYVRIDRTRKIPLTVLVRALGFGSDDQIFEIFGDNESLRLTMEKDLHKNASDSRTEEALKDVYERLRPGEPKTADSSRSLLTARFFDPKRYDLANVGRYKVNKKLNLSTRLFNQTLAETLVDPETGEIIAESGTFLDRDQIDKLTPYLNAGINSVTYYPSDDSVVPEPVELQVVKVFSQKDSERVVNMIGNKIIADETKNATPADILASMSYFFNLQEGIGNVDDIDHLGNRRIRSVGELLQNQFRIGLSRMERVVRERMSIQDMATVTPQQLINIRPVVASIKEFFGSSQLSQFMDQTNPLGELTHKRRLSALGPGGLTRDRAGYEVRDVHYSHYGRMCPIETPEGPNIGLINSLSSYAKVNKFGFIETPYRRVNRETGVVTDQIDYLTADEEDNYVVAQANAPLNEDGTFTNDIVLARYVEENLEVPISRVDYMDVSPKQVVAVATACIPFLENDDSNRALMGANMQRQAVPLIHPQAPLVGTGMEHVAARDSGAALICKNDGVVEYVDANEIRVRQDNGALNKYAVTKFRRSNSGTCYNQRPIVEKGDRVEKGEILADGSSMEQGEMALGQNPLVAFMTWEGYNYEDAIIMSERLVKDDVYTSIHIEEFESEARDTKLGPEEITRELPNVGDDALKDLDEMGIIRIGAEVKDGDLLVGKVTPKGVTELSAEERLLHAIFGEKAREVRDTSLRVPHGGGGTVHDVKIFTREAGDELSPGVNMLVRVYIVQKRKINEGDKMAGRHGNKGVVSLIMPEEDMPFMPDGTPVDIMLNPLGVPSRMNIGQVLELHIGMAARQLGIHIATPVFDGASDEDVWDTVKEAGMAADAKTVLYDGRTGEPFDNRISVGVMYMIKLAHMVDDKLHARSTGPYSLVTQQPLGGKAQFGGQRFGEMEVWALEAYGAAYTLQEILTYKSDDVVGRVKTYEAIVKGEKIPKPGVPESFRVLVKELQSLGLDMKVLNEDDELIELRDMDDDDDIVNPDALNKYAEEQEKIRAEAAEQERLKED
- a CDS encoding class I SAM-dependent methyltransferase, whose protein sequence is MSDHYFTNRPQTASETSAWTYTLRGKEFKFVTDTGVFSKKTVDFGSRLLIETLDFSEMVPGNLLDIGCGYGPIGLSLAKEDAERKVEMVDVNERALGLAKQNASNNRLANVLIHTSDIYESVEGKDFAAIVSNPPIRAGKQVVHGVLTGAYDLLKHGGTLTVVIQKKQGAPSAKAKMEETFRNAEVIAKDKGYWIIQSVKQED